In one Cellulomonas sp. JZ18 genomic region, the following are encoded:
- a CDS encoding cytochrome ubiquinol oxidase subunit I codes for MDALDLARWQFGITTVYHFVFVPLTIGLSPLVAIMQTAWVRTGNERWLRLTKFFGKLLLINFAIGVATGIVQEFQFGMNWSEYSRFVGDVFGAPLAMEALAAFFVESTFLGLWIFGWDKLPKRIHLACIWAVAIATNLSAFFILAANSWMQHPVGTTFNFETGRAEMTDVVAVLTNPTVLAAFPHTIAAAFLTAGTFVAGIAAWWMVRLVRSGQADTARDVYRPAVVLGLVTMLVAGAGVAVSGDWQAKLMFQQQPAKMAAAEGLCESQDGAPFSILAIGDLTNDCEGVRHLIELPGVTSYLATGDFSAPIRGVEELQEHYAQWVGDWEEENGVPPTFDEDTRFYPNLAVTYWSFRLMIGLGAGSAALALAALWLLRRSGSVTDRPWFATLGLAAIPTPFLASAFGWVFTEMGRQPWVVAPNPDASGVDGVWLLTARGVSEVVSPGMVVFSMVGFTLLYGVLMVVWFRLMRRYAVEGVADTERDPSPDANPPADDDVDGTARPLSFAY; via the coding sequence GTGGACGCCCTCGACCTGGCCCGGTGGCAGTTCGGCATCACGACCGTCTACCACTTCGTGTTCGTGCCGCTGACGATCGGCCTGTCGCCCCTCGTCGCGATCATGCAGACCGCGTGGGTGCGCACCGGCAACGAGCGGTGGCTGCGCCTGACCAAGTTCTTCGGCAAGCTCCTGCTCATCAACTTCGCGATCGGCGTCGCGACGGGCATCGTGCAGGAGTTCCAGTTCGGCATGAACTGGTCCGAGTACTCGCGGTTCGTCGGCGACGTGTTCGGCGCGCCGCTCGCGATGGAGGCGCTCGCCGCGTTCTTCGTCGAGTCGACGTTCCTCGGCCTGTGGATCTTCGGCTGGGACAAGCTGCCGAAGCGGATCCACCTCGCGTGCATCTGGGCGGTCGCGATCGCGACGAACCTGTCGGCCTTCTTCATCCTCGCCGCGAACTCGTGGATGCAGCACCCCGTGGGCACGACGTTCAACTTCGAGACCGGTCGCGCGGAGATGACCGACGTCGTCGCCGTGCTGACGAACCCCACGGTGCTCGCCGCGTTCCCGCACACCATCGCCGCGGCGTTCCTCACCGCCGGCACGTTCGTCGCCGGCATCGCGGCCTGGTGGATGGTGCGGCTGGTGCGCTCGGGCCAGGCGGACACGGCGCGGGACGTCTACCGCCCCGCGGTCGTCCTCGGCCTCGTCACGATGCTGGTCGCCGGTGCCGGCGTCGCCGTCAGCGGCGACTGGCAGGCCAAGCTCATGTTCCAGCAGCAGCCCGCCAAGATGGCTGCCGCGGAGGGACTGTGCGAGTCCCAGGACGGGGCGCCCTTCTCGATCCTGGCGATCGGCGACCTGACGAACGACTGCGAGGGCGTGCGGCACCTCATCGAGCTGCCCGGCGTCACGTCCTACCTCGCGACCGGCGACTTCAGCGCCCCCATCCGCGGCGTCGAGGAGCTGCAGGAGCACTACGCGCAGTGGGTCGGCGACTGGGAGGAGGAGAACGGCGTCCCGCCGACCTTCGACGAGGACACCCGCTTCTACCCGAACCTCGCGGTCACGTACTGGTCCTTCCGGCTCATGATCGGCCTCGGCGCCGGGTCCGCGGCGCTCGCGCTCGCCGCGCTGTGGCTGCTGCGGCGCTCGGGGTCCGTCACCGACCGGCCGTGGTTCGCGACGCTGGGCCTCGCCGCGATCCCCACCCCCTTCCTCGCGTCCGCCTTCGGCTGGGTCTTCACCGAGATGGGCCGCCAGCCGTGGGTCGTGGCCCCCAACCCGGACGCCTCGGGCGTCGACGGCGTGTGGCTGCTCACCGCGCGCGGCGTCAGCGAGGTCGTCAGCCCGGGCATGGTCGTCTTCTCGATGGTCGGCTTCACGCTGCTGTACGGCGTGCTCATGGTCGTGTGGTTCCGGC